The nucleotide sequence TTGGCCTGAGGAGCATCAAGGTCTACCAGAACAAGGAGGTCGAGGAGCCCAAGCCGACCACCACTGCTCagtccaccaccaccaccccgagCAGCACCTCTTCGCCGTCCTCCACCAACACTACTACCTCCCCCTCGACCACCGCGACCACCACCGCTTCTTCGACCGAGGCCTCGACCGAGGCCTCGACCAGCGCCTCGTCGACGCTGACCACAACAACGCCAGCTAGCACTAGCCCATCTGCGACCGCGACGCCTTCGTCCACCAGCGACTGCGAGGAGGACGAGCCCACCGGTACCCCCACGCCGCCCACAACCAAGGCCAGCACCACGGCCGCCGGCACTACCACCACCAAAGAGCCTGAGCAGTCGGTCACCTCGACCCTCACGACTACCAAGACCTACACCGTCACTTCCTGCGCACCAACTGTGACTAGCTGCTCGCTCGGCCAGGTTACGTCTGAGGTTATCACCACCACGACCATCTGCCCGGTGACCACAACAGCCACTGGCACGGCTACCAGCACTGCCGCTGGCTCTTCCACTATCACTCCCATTGGAACTCTTACCCCCACCGGTACTGCCACCACCAAGGAGCCCGAGCAGTCGGTCACTTCGACCCTTACAACCACCAAGACGTACACCATCACTTCGTGTGCTCCCACCGTAACCAACTGCCCCATCGGCCAGGTGACATCCGAGGTTGTTACGACTACGACCGTCTGCCCTGTCACCACAACGGACACTGGTTCTACCAGCACCAAGACCCTCATTGGCACCCTCACCACTCCCACCGGTGCTGCTACCACCAAGGCACCCGAGCAGTCGGTCACCTCAAccctcaccaccaccaagacGTACACCATCACCTCGTGCGCGCCCGCGGTGACCAACTGCCCCATCGGCCAGGTGACGTCCGAggtcatcaccaccaccaccgtctGCCCGCCCGAGCCGACGTCGACCCTCAAGACCACCACCATCCACAGCACGCTGTCGCTGACGTCGACGATCCGCATCCCGCGCCCCTCGTCTTCTTCCGTCTCCTCCAAATCCACCCCTCCCTTCccctcgtcgtcggcctttGGCGGCAGCAACTCGACCCTCCCGGGCAGCACCAAGACCACCACCCCGACCTTGACGAGGGGCACGGCGACCGGTACGGGCAGCGTGATCAAGCCCACGACCGCGACGACACCGCCCGTGCCCATCGTCACGGCCGGCGCGTCTGGCGTCGAGGCCGCTGGCTTGATGGCTGTTGGAGCGCTCTTCCTGTTTGCTTTGTAAACTTTGTTAacttttgctcttttttgttcATGAAAGTGGGGATGGAAATTGGGGCAGTGAAGGCTAGATGGAATTTCTTCTCTAGACGTGAGATATCCCaggatttgtttttttgggtaCACGAGCGATCTTTTAATGCTTGGTGTTTGGggagtctcttttttttaccttGAAGGTTTGTTATAATATGTGCAGACTTTTGTACTTGTTTGAAAATAactcaaaacaacaaaaacaaaaactagTTATACCCAATTTACGGTATCAATCATATGTCCCAAGCTTGTGAATGTCGAGCACTCCGCCCAGGTGCGAATCCAAATCAGCAAGTGTAGGTCATGGTCTTGCCCGTTTGTGCAAGCTTACACCAGCAGCCGAAAAGAGACTGAAGTTAGAAGTGATCTTGCCCATGGTTTGTTATCGCCCGCAATAAACCCCAAAATCACAATACCAAAATGAAGGCATGTTAGACAAAGAAATATATTAGAATAGGTAGTCGGGTGGGGTATAAAGTTTTCAACTTGTCGAAAAGTGGCAGTTTAAAATAGTCTAGAACTGGTGAATATCCGCCTTCTTGAACCCCATCGCTCCCAGCACACCACCCTCCTTGCCCTTGAGCAAGGCATTCTCAaacggcggcgggccgcaCACCAGGACCTTGAGCCCGTCGACCTTTTGCACGCCGACCTCCTTGAGCATCTCGGGGCTGATGTAGCCCTTCTTGTAGCCCTCGGGGACCTCCTCTCCGCCGTCCGTCTTGGAGATGGCAAAGACGCTGCGGAACCGGTCCGGGTGGTCCTTCTCCATCTGCAGGAACTCGTCCTTCAGGAACAGGTCCTTGGGCTCGTTGACGCCCCAGATCAGCGTGAGCTTGGTGCGGTCGGCCGGGTCGGCGAGCAGCGACCGCGCAAAGGTGTACATGGGCGTGatgccggcgccgccggcgatcATGGCCACCTGGTTGTGCTTCTCGGCGTTGTGCCGGTACATGCCCACGGGGATGGGCATGAAGCGCATCGACTGGCCGGGCTGCAGGGAGTGCAGGGTGCCGGAGCCCTTGCCGTTGGGGTAGAGCTTGACCAGGTATTCGATGAAGCCCTTTTGAGCTGTTTGGGTTGTTTACAAGGATTAGTCACCGCTTTGGTTCCCAGTGCAATCTATCTGCAATTTATTGGGACAGTGGCAGAGAAAAAACTTACTGGGAGTGCTGACAGGTGTGTACGGCCTAGGAGCAGGGATCCAGCCGCCGTTCGGAAAGGCAAGCGCCAATGTGGCCTGGGTGAGAGCCAGACCGCTGGTGGCCTCACTGTCGGGAAACTCGAAGCGCAGGCGCTTCGTGTTGTGGTTGACCATCTCAGCGCTTTGCAGCTTGAGCGAGGCCATGTTTGCGGGCGGGATGGGGCTCGTCCCGAAAGCTTTCTTGCCTGACTGGGCTGTTGCTACGGCTGGTAGTGTTAGTGAGTGCAACTTTGCGGGACCATCATGGTTacgatgttttttttcttgtttttttttttttttgttttgctttgGTAATTTTGTTGAGGAACAAAACAACACAACAGAAAATACTGACCCATTTTGCTGATAGATAATTGTTCGTTGACGGTTCTTGGTAGTACTGTAGCGTTGGCTTTGGTTGCGAGGCGGCAGATTTGGACTTGGAGCCTGGGATCGAATGGGGAAGCCAGGCGGAACAAAGAGGGGAACATGAATGTTTTTATTTTCAGCAGTAGCTGTTGCTacagctgctgctcctgcgcCAAATAGATTGCAATACGGATTGCTTTGTGAAATGAGAGGTGCATGGATCTTGTTGCGGCACGGCGTCAAATGGTGCTAGGGCTTTGAAATCTTAGTCTGAGAAGCAAGGGCGGATAACGCTGTTGGGGAAACTCCGATCGCTGCGGTGACTGGCGGGCGGGCTGGCTTTTTTTAATTCCATTTTCAACGTCTCACTCCTGTGTTTCGTCCCTCCTTGAGATGTTATAGACTTTATACGAGTTTGAGCAGATCCATACCATCAGCAGGCAACCATATTGATCAGTGGAGGATTGGACCCGGAGCGTGTAAGTGCTTACGGCCGAAATGGCCGAATAGACCGAGTTGCGAAGGAACTCCGGAGCATCGTATGACCGGCAAATCTGTTGGTCATTGTTTATGGGGACCCTTTGGACCCATTCGGCGACCAGTCGTCTCTGCCACCAAGGCCAATTGGTTATGGTTAATCATGTACGCAGTACTGCGCTGGGTACATCAAGCATTTCGGTCCCGAAGGATCAGCGGAGCCATTATCCGGTGGGCCAGGCCCCTCGTGGTCCATGGCCAGCCCTAGTTTCAGGCACGGTGTTCCTCCGGAACGTGGGGGGAATATGGAAGTCGGTGATGATGTGATGAAGAAACAGAAACAAGGACTACTATAGTATGTTGTCACATTGGAAGTATATGCGAACGACATCAAGCATGTGCGAATTTTGTGTTGGATAGGGCCAAGAGTTGTTCATTGGACGAACATGCATGTTAGCATGACAGTGGACATGGAAGACACCAACAATCATCAATCACAGTCGTTTACCGTATTTCCGCACAGTGAAATATTCAGCCCTACCATATCCAGTGCATTTACCGGTATGAGACTCTGAACTTACCCTCCAGTGGGGTCTTGTGGGGACAACTTGATTGGAAGGAATGCGCTTGGGTTTTTCTACGAAGTAAGTGCGAATTCGGTGGCAATTGGGGCTTGTTTACTGTGTAAAATCCAGGCCACGGCCTTCCACTAACTCCGCCAGGCATTTGACTCGCGCAAGCAAGTGAGTGCAAACTGCAAAGTACTTCGTAAGCTGGGCTAATTCTTATCACAATCCATGCACTCGCGATAAATTAGCATATTCCACCCGCTCCGCTCGACTGAAGCGAATAGTCCGATCTTGAACTGAGACTCGGCGTGCCTATTGCAGGCACCAGCCATTGTTTTCTTGCGGCCACTCCCGCCAAGGGCAAGCCTGCTCAGCGGCAAACGCCGGCCTCTTTTCCTTAGCCCAACAAGCAGACAGGCAGGCGAACAACACACTTCACCTGCAACAGACCGGAATAGTACAAAAGAAGAGACAGAACCGCAACCCTCTTCAAAAATGCCCAAGGCAGTCCATGGTCCGAGCAAATCCCATTCCATCGTAGGCCACGTTAGCTGGAGAAAGTCCTCTTCCTGACTGACAAATTATGGTGCATGGACTCTAGGCGTGTTGATCACGTGCGATCCGTCGATCAAGTCCATCATCGTCGATATTAACAACACGCGCAATGATATTATCGTTGAGGACATCGATGACACGCATTTGTTGATCAAGGAATCAATGGTTGATATGCTAAAACGACTGCTGGATCAGGTAGGATCGCTTTCTTTGCGGCATCGGGCTACTTGGCCACTTGACAACATGTTGCGGTATATGGTGACTGACTTGTTGTTACTGCTACGTGATTACAGAAGCTTTCAGAGACCCAAAATGACCAGGCTGATGAGAGCTCCGGGTCGGACTCTGATAAGCAGGCCCGCCCGGCTAAAAAGGAGTTCTGGGCAAAGAAACGAAAAGGAGCTTAGTCCTAGGAACCAGTATATTGTTTTCCAGTCCATTGTGTCTTGGCATACCCAGCAAATTCCTTTGTCGGTGGGCATTATAGTGCTGCGGTCATTTTGTACTCGAAACATTTAGTTTGCGGTTCATGAATAAATACATAATAGCATTTGTACAAGTTTCTATGTTGGTCTGTAGAAATCTCTCCAAACCTCCCTCACAGCTTGGCAAAAGTAGCCTTCCTCTTCTGGATCCCGCTCAGCAACGCATCCTTGATATCCCTCGTCTGCAGTGCCGCCGAGTTCCAAACGGCCGTGTACCTCAGGCTCTCCTCGACGCTGTGGTCCCGCGCGTGGTTCAGCAGCTCCTTGGtgccctgcaccgccacggGGCTCTTGCTAGCGACCAGGGCCGCCATGGACAGGGCAGCCTTGACCGCGTCGGCCTTGGTCTCGTGGATGGGCCCGCTGACGAAGCCGACGCGCAGCGCCTCCTCGGGCGTGAACTCGCGCGCCGACAGGCACACCTCCTTGACCCACGAAAGGCTGCCCACCGCCTTGGGCAGCCGGCTGAGCGTGCCAATGTCGGCCGCCAGCCCGATGTCGACCTCCTTGACTGCCATGCGCGTGCCGCGCGCTACCAGCCGCACGTCAGCGCAACAGGCCAGGTCGATGGCCAGGCCGAGGGAGAGGCCGTGGAGCACGCAGATGACGGCTTGAGATTTGTGTTGTCATGTTAATATAAAGGACCTTGTTGTGCACATTGTATAGTTGCAGATTTTGAGCACCAAGACgggtaaaataaaaacacaTACGCTTTTCACACTTTTCCATGGCGCTGATGGAATCCTGAAACTCGGCAATGTGCCTCCTGGCGTAGGTGGCAAACCTAGCCGAGTCCACGGGCTGACCGCTGCCGTCGTCCATTCCCTTCACGAGCCAGCCGTCTGAGGCCTTTTGGACGTCCAGGCCGCTGGTGAATGCGCGCTCGCCGGCGCCCGAGAGGACGACGGCACGTATCTCGGGGTCGACAGACAGGGCATTGAAGACGCGGCCAAACTCGAGCCACATCTCCTCGTAAAACGAGTTGAGCTTGTCGGGGCGGTTGATCTCGACGTGCGCCACGCCGGGCGCAGGCCGGTGCACCAGGAAGTGGGCGTATGACTGAGATGACATTTCGTGATGTGTATTTCTTGGAATCAGTTCAGGGTGTTGCTTGGTAATCAGGGCGTCGATGCTCGGTTGGAGATCAGACGCTACAGTTGAAGTGTTACTGGTTTTGTGAAACCGGTATCAAAGCTTCAGAGGAATTGTAGATAATTCAGATCACACGGTCACGGAATCTAACGACATGTATACCTGTTTGATATGGATATAGCATCGATTGCGGCTAAGGAGATGATGGATGGGCGTGTCGGTTGTAACTGTGGAGTTACCGAGGCATCTCACTCCCATTGCCGTTCTGGGAGAGTTTCAATGTGGGTCTCCATGTTAACAGCTAACTGTGATTGCTGGCGAGGCTGGCTTACCTCTCTTAGGTACTTTGCGACAGAGATTCAGCCAAACTATTAGTCATGATACAGCTTTTACACTTTCTGGCAGTGTTACCAAGTCTGCTTTTCCAGCTCAAGAAACAATACAATCCGTGTTCAAACACGTGGACTGCAACTCATGACAGTATTCTTCCAGACCACCTGCGTACATGTACAGGGTAGGTTAGCCAGCTCAGCTTGGTCAGGTATCGTAGTGTCCATGTAGGTTCAATACACGTGCGCTGCCCTTCCCAACGTTGTGGTCCACTTAACCCCTTTTGGCGGGGTAACCGGCTCCGCCGTAGCACCCAAGGCACCCTCTATGCCACGGATCGCTCCGAAGCGCCGCCGTGTTTGTTGCAGTATCCGTCAAAGGTCTCTGCAAAATACCTCGGGTTCGAGCACCCGCAAAGAAACCTAAAaacggactttttttttctctattGTTCAAGGTGGGTAGCTGCTTTTCGACCATGGGACGTGGCAGCTTGCGCGCGAACCGTTTTGACAGCCCGCTGACCTCCTCCACTTCCGTCTAATCCAATCCCAGCATCAACCCTGTGCCCCCTGTGACGCCCCCAACGGGTACAGGAGAATATTACCTGTTCACGTAAACCTGATTGGTTGCATTAGCCCATGGGGCGGGATCCAGCTCACGTGTAGACGAGGGTGTGTTCCCGTACCAACAACTCCCAGTGGACGGGAGAAGTAACCGACGTGGAGCTTCGCGTCGTTGGTTGGTCGGCCGGCTTCAATTGCTACAAAGAGAAGAACACATTGCTGTGTATCTACAATAGGTATTTTGTACGGAGCAGGTAGTACGGTACGATGAGCACGTAGCTTACTATTGGAGGACCCCTTGCCATTCATCCCTTATGTATGCAGCAGTGTACTGTACAGTAAAATGTCAGCCATTATCCCGGAGCCTGAATGTTGGACGCTTCGTAAGGAATGATGTGATGCGATGCACAAGATGGAATGATACAAGAAACATTATCATGTCAGCATATTGCATGAATTCCCGTCAATCTATTTCATCTAACGCCTTTGCTCAATCGCCAGGAGAAAAATTTAAACAAATGCAGCTGCTCAGCAACGCGTCGCCGGCAATTGTAGCCAGCCGCCTTCATCAACCATCTTGGCGCCCTTGTCTCCAGGGATGTCGCTGACAACCTTGTCAATGACGATCAGGTTAAAGAACAGTCCaaacggaaaaaaaaagaagaggctTGCTACTGAAAAGCGTTGTCTCGGCGGGCGTAACAAGGGGCACGAGGCAAGGGTAAGGATGGTTAACAGCGGGAATCGTCATCAAATCTGGatggaaaaaaaattaaatggCCGGCGGGTGGGGGCGGGTTTGCTGCTTGCTTTGGCTTTGTTTTGCCTCTCGATTAGGGCGAGGGAGGGATATGGGCCCGGGAAAGCCGGCCAACGTTCATTGCCGGTGACactagtctttttttttgcaatggGATCTGCAATTTCTGAGAAGTTGGAAGGAACAACAAAATTCGTATTTTGCTTCTCGACAATGGTGCGTTCGAGACTCGCCCGGGCGGTATACTAGCACACAGCAACGCAGGTGCGTCAAAGCTCACATGCACTTACTCCGGCACCTGTCCGTGACGTTCTGAGCGAAAAGAAGGCCAGGCTAAGGATGGGACGGTGAGGCCCTTCTTTTCCCCCTTCAAACGAGGTAACCAAAGGCTCAAAATAGAGTCAGAAAACCAACTACTGTAGGAAAACTGGTGGCTTGTGGTTTGATCTGGACTTCCGTGAGTGAACATTTGCATGACTTGAAGTCCGTGTTCGTATCGTATCAACAAGTCGACCAAGTGATTGGTGATGAGTGAGTGAGTGAGTGCCAGCAAGTCATCATCAGTACAAGGTAAAGCACCTACAGTACCTTAGTTACATTAGttgggtacgtacagtatgTACGGTACGTCTGTACCTTTGGAGCCATGCAGTCTACCGTTTGGCGAGTGAACCACAAGAGTATGACCAGTCCAGTCCTTTCTCATTAAAATCAAATCTTTTTGTTAGATCCTGGCATGTTGTCTCGCGAATTTCGTTAGAGTAGAACACAACGCGCTCCGAGATGATTCGATGCGATTTAACAGGGGGTCTTATTGGTACCAAACTTTGAACAATTTTTATGATTGCACAAGCAACCGTTACTCCACACACATACCCACCACCCACTCTACAACCTCAGCACGACCACCCGCGCGCTGGTCCCTTACTGGCTtgctggcttggcttggaCTACAGGGGGGTTTTTGGTGCCTGCCGTTGTTCTCCGCCCGCCATTTCGCCCTGCCTGCGCGACCGCCACTGGTCGTTACTACCACTGTTCTTCAATCCATTCCCCCTTGGACGTCCAACCCTCACTCTCCCTCTTGTCGCCGACGCCACGCCCCTTTGAGATCGCACCCTCGTCAGCCCTCTGCGACGACCCCGATCAACGTCGACGACCCCATTCGACGACGGACCGAATCCTCGATTGTCAATGATTTGGTCTTGACACAATGGCCGCGAGAGGGAACAGCGACACGGGGGCTGCCAATGCCCGTCCCAACGTTGGCGACATCTTACTCGTAATCCGTAAGTGCCCATGTCAGTTTGTggcaagacaaaaaaaaaactccagaTCAACTATATACTTTTGGCCCCCCATGCCTATCTATTATTATCTCACAATgctttccaacggttggaAACTACATGGACAACATACATCATCACGTCGATGCTAGAGCGCCGACTCTCCCAGCCCCCCGCTTTCAAATACTAACGCTGCGTATCCGTATCCAGACGACTTCCAGGCGCGGAGTGCGGATGAGCTTAGCCTCACCAAGGGTGATCGCGTCGAACTCATCGAGAGGGACGATGAGTTTGGCGATGGTTGGTTTCTGGGAAAGCACCTCCTCAACGGCGGCACTGGTCTCTTTCCAGAGGGTAAGTCGCACCATAATGCTTTTAGCCGGTGGTCTGGGTGGCGGATCATGGATTGAATGGCCAAACTGACGGGACACAATTGCCCTTTTAAGTTTATACGAGACCTGCACCCAGGGGAGTAATAGTTCCATCGAttcccctcgccgccaaTGTTTCGCCGAAAAATGTCCCCTTCCCGACGACAGAATCATCGATATCCGAACCGAGCCGCCCAGCCGAGTTGGATGTGTCGACAAAGACACCCAGTCCGAATGCCGTGACCATCTCACCCCCAACCGGGGAGTCAACACCCGTTCCCGCCCTCATGTCACCGCAGGCCGTACCGCCCCCCGCAGCAACGATGCCGCTCAGCTCATTCAAGTTTGCATCGGCGCCTGCGGCAAACTCGAACAAGAGCCTCCCTCCGCTCGGTGCCGCAGCTGGCGGATCTCACATTTCTCCTCGCGCCGCCAGCTCCAGTCAGGAGAGCTATGTGCTCTCGGAGACCCTTAACGTGATTGACGAACACATTACAGAGACCTTGCGCTCAACACCGAGCAACGGACAGCCAAATGCGGACTCGGGGAGCGAGTACAGTTCTCACATTGACCACCGTATGTCATACATTCAGGGGGAAGAGACggacgaggaagaagatGGATCTTACACGCGCAGCGAAGTGATGACATGGTCAGCAGACCAGGTGGCGGAGCATCTCTTCACTGCAGGTGTCGAGAAGCATCATTGCGAGGTATTCAGGGATCAAGAAATTACGGGTGAGGTCTTGCTCGGTATGGACCAAACGTCAATTTTTATCAAGGCGTTTGACCTTGGCTCTGTGGGGAGGCGATTAAAAACATGGCAGAAGATTAAGGCCCTGTTGGACGAGGTGAACGGGCAGGGACCAACGACTCGCAAGACACACGGAAGCGACGTTGGATCGGACAGGGGCAGTCGGGGCAGGAGCAGGACCAACACAATCACGAGTACTGCTCCAATCACAAGATTTCCGACCATCGACAGCAACACGTCATCCATGTTCAGCGGCGGCAACAGGCGTAGATCCGTTACGCAGGGCAGTCAATTCGAGCCCGTCTCGCCAGTTTCGCCCGTGTCTCCTGTCAGGCCAAATCATGAGAAGAGGCCGTCTGCTGCTTCGGTTAGAGACCTGCATCATTCGCGCCGCCATTCTTCCACCGATTTCCGTCTTACAGGGACTTCGATACACACGCCCTCGGCCACGCCCAGGCTGCAAAATAACAATACTTACCCGATGCCAGAGACGAATTCGCATAGGAAACAACCATCGTTTGATCGCAACTGGACACTAGGCAGTGCTACTGCTTCCACCGCCCAAGGCGCTCACACCGTTGGCCCGCGGCCGTTATCGTCGGTCGGGTTCCCGAATGATTTCCTTGCAGTCACCAATCCGCACGATCAGGACTCGGCGGTCGACCTCGACCGTGGCTACTTTTCATCCACTGACGGCGATGGACGAAGGAGAAACGTGCTGAAGAAACGGGATAGCGTAAAGCACGGGCGGGGCCACTCGAGAAACACAAGCTACGCTGAGGAGCAAAGGGTTCGCAGTGCCACAGCTCACTCACGGCATAGCCACTTTGGAAGTATGGATTCGACGGCCCGCGATAACGGCACTTCGCCTGCTGCTCAGAAGTATTATAGCGCATCAAGCGGGCCACATCGCAGGACAGCCTCAACCAATACCACGGACT is from Pyricularia oryzae 70-15 chromosome 2, whole genome shotgun sequence and encodes:
- a CDS encoding Delta(3,5)-Delta(2,4)-dienoyl-CoA isomerase, whose translation is MSSQSYAHFLVHRPAPGVAHVEINRPDKLNSFYEEMWLEFGRVFNALSVDPEIRAVVLSGAGERAFTSGLDVQKASDGWLVKGMDDGSGQPVDSARFATYARRHIAEFQDSISAMEKCEKPVICVLHGLSLGLAIDLACCADVRLVARGTRMAVKEVDIGLAADIGTLSRLPKAVGSLSWVKEVCLSAREFTPEEALRVGFVSGPIHETKADAVKAALSMAALVASKSPVAVQGTKELLNHARDHSVEESLRYTAVWNSAALQTRDIKDALLSGIQKRKATFAKL
- a CDS encoding NADH-cytochrome b5 reductase 2, translating into MFPSLFRLASPFDPRLQVQICRLATKANATVLPRTVNEQLSISKMAQSGKKAFGTSPIPPANMASLKLQSAEMVNHNTKRLRFEFPDSEATSGLALTQATLALAFPNGGWIPAPRPYTPVSTPTQKGFIEYLVKLYPNGKGSGTLHSLQPGQSMRFMPIPVGMYRHNAEKHNQVAMIAGGAGITPMYTFARSLLADPADRTKLTLIWGVNEPKDLFLKDEFLQMEKDHPDRFRSVFAISKTDGGEEVPEGYKKGYISPEMLKEVGVQKVDGLKVLVCGPPPFENALLKGKEGGVLGAMGFKKADIHQF
- a CDS encoding mixed-linked glucanase, producing the protein MSPSLVTLATAVLACASTAAAAKAYQIEETYDTSNVNSKWDFFQSKFDTGNVLDIDPTEGFVNYRSYNDAKSLGVLSEESGSIMMKPNFPAGITANGKGPDSVRLESKARYQQGLFIADFSRFPKPVCGSWPAFWMFGNSWPEEGELDIYEGWNVQPVNGIALHTDHAAKVGSCHLDPQDVNADVHTTNCDNFFTDIPRQWEGTACLVKERNGLWGNPTGGVYAIEWSSQNVSVWSWAHDKTPADVRDGKPSPRTWGRPHFFIGDSKCDIDRVLKNQKMVLNLDFCGVTAGNEGIWGEECKAKTGAATCAQYVAGNPSAFSDVAFGLRSIKVYQNKEVEEPKPTTTAQSTTTTPSSTSSPSSTNTTTSPSTTATTTASSTEASTEASTSASSTLTTTTPASTSPSATATPSSTSDCEEDEPTGTPTPPTTKASTTAAGTTTTKEPEQSVTSTLTTTKTYTVTSCAPTVTSCSLGQVTSEVITTTTICPVTTTATGTATSTAAGSSTITPIGTLTPTGTATTKEPEQSVTSTLTTTKTYTITSCAPTVTNCPIGQVTSEVVTTTTVCPVTTTDTGSTSTKTLIGTLTTPTGAATTKAPEQSVTSTLTTTKTYTITSCAPAVTNCPIGQVTSEVITTTTVCPPEPTSTLKTTTIHSTLSLTSTIRIPRPSSSSVSSKSTPPFPSSSAFGGSNSTLPGSTKTTTPTLTRGTATGTGSVIKPTTATTPPVPIVTAGASGVEAAGLMAVGALFLFAL